In Deinococcus seoulensis, the sequence ACGGGCGCCGACCCGATCGGCCGTCAGGATCACATGCCGCCTGCCGAGATGATCCAGGCGGCCGCCGACGCCACCGATCACGACATCACCAAGAAGCAGAAACTGGCCGCGCAGCAGGTCGTGCACTACGCGATGGGCGCGGCCCTGGGCGCCGCTTACGGCGTACTGGCCGCGCGCGACGGACGCGCGGCGCGCGGTCTGGGCGTTCCGGCCGGGGCGGTCATGTACGGACTGACGCACGCCACGGCCGTCCCTGCCACCGGCTTCCAGGCGTGGCCGTGGCAGTTGCCGCTGGCGGCGGTGCTGTGGGAGGCCGGGTCGCACCTGGCGTTCGGGGCGACCACCGAGGTGACCCGCCGGGGCCTGAGCACCGCGCTGGACCGCGCCCGCCGGGGCTGATCCGGACTCCGATTGAATGGGCTGCAAAGACCATTGGGTCCGAGCGGATGCGAGTAGGAGCAGGACGAGTTCCGGACGTGGAGTTGGCAATCCGGAGTCATCCCGTGTAATACGGACTCCGATTAAATGGGCTATCATTGTTGCATCAAACAGACACCTTTGACCGCTCCTCTCGCGCATGACGCTGACACCTTCTGGCATCTCTACCGGGCCAGTACCTGTGCCGTCGAACGACGCAGAGCCCAACTCTTCGCACTCCTCGCAGAAGGACGCCCCGTACCAGAGATCCTTCAGGTGACCCGGTACAACCGGGTCACCGTCTACGGACTGGTCAAGCGCTACCGCGAACAGGGGCTCGCTGGCCTCCGTGACGCGCGCCACGCCAATCAGGGCGCCCCCCGCCTCCTGACCGCCGAGCAACAACAGACCCTGGCCGCCCGACTGCACGCCGACTTCGAGCAGGGCATCGTCTGGTCCGGTAAAGACGTTCAAGACTGGCTTCAGCAGCAGTACGGAATGTCCGTCCATCTCGGGCGCACCTATGAATTCCTGCGGGCGGCTGGCTTCACTCCTCAACGGCCTCGACCCCGGCACGTTGGCGGCGATGAGGCCGCAAAGGAAGCGTTCAACTCAAAGTCCTGACCGAGACGCCCCGCCTGGTTGCATCGGCCGACGGGCATCCTGAGGGCATTCAGACCGTGACGTTGCCGCCGTATTCGCCGGAATTGCAGCCAGCGGAACGGCTCTGGGAGTTGACGGATGTACCGATTGCGAATAGAGCATCCAGGAGGTGGAGGCAGCCCTTTCGGAACGCTGCGTCTGGTTGGAAGCTCAACCTGATCTGGTCACTCGTC encodes:
- a CDS encoding DUF1440 domain-containing protein, coding for MKRSAIRSHSTLEAALIGAVAGLAGAWVKAQAEPPLQKLTEAYFPPTPAQKKMTGADPIGRQDHMPPAEMIQAAADATDHDITKKQKLAAQQVVHYAMGAALGAAYGVLAARDGRAARGLGVPAGAVMYGLTHATAVPATGFQAWPWQLPLAAVLWEAGSHLAFGATTEVTRRGLSTALDRARRG
- a CDS encoding winged helix-turn-helix domain-containing protein, which gives rise to MGYHCCIKQTPLTAPLAHDADTFWHLYRASTCAVERRRAQLFALLAEGRPVPEILQVTRYNRVTVYGLVKRYREQGLAGLRDARHANQGAPRLLTAEQQQTLAARLHADFEQGIVWSGKDVQDWLQQQYGMSVHLGRTYEFLRAAGFTPQRPRPRHVGGDEAAKEAFNSKS